One Opitutaceae bacterium DNA segment encodes these proteins:
- the rrtA gene encoding rhombosortase, producing MKLLHPVLWCVAPAFIGWLLPAAGSTLLYDRGAILDGQWWRLWTGHWMHFSPSHLGWNVAVLAGAGGWLERLRPGSLPRFVLVAAPLLSAGLLAFAPDMPTYGGLSGLGAGVVVLLILEQLRRSTTSRAWWFGALALVGLKFGLDAWSPSPLFASFGTNAVRVSSLAHILGALAAMALFLARAGRAARD from the coding sequence ATGAAGTTGCTCCACCCTGTCCTGTGGTGTGTGGCACCCGCCTTCATCGGATGGCTTCTGCCTGCCGCCGGATCCACGCTTCTTTACGACCGCGGCGCGATTCTCGACGGGCAGTGGTGGCGGTTGTGGACAGGACACTGGATGCATTTCTCCCCTTCCCACCTGGGATGGAACGTGGCCGTGCTTGCCGGCGCCGGCGGCTGGCTGGAACGCCTGCGGCCGGGCAGCCTCCCGCGTTTCGTCCTGGTGGCCGCACCGCTGCTCAGCGCAGGCCTTCTTGCATTCGCCCCGGACATGCCGACCTATGGCGGCCTGTCTGGCCTCGGGGCAGGTGTAGTGGTATTGCTGATACTTGAGCAACTGCGCCGCAGCACAACCAGTCGCGCCTGGTGGTTCGGCGCACTGGCACTGGTTGGACTCAAATTCGGTCTGGATGCCTGGTCGCCGTCCCCCTTGTTCGCTTCCTTCGGCACCAACGCCGTGCGCGTCTCGAGCCTTGCCCACATCCTGGGCGCCCTGGCCGCGATGGCGCTCTTCCTTGCGCGCGCCGGGCGCGCTGCCAGAGACTGA
- the rhlP gene encoding rhombotarget lipoprotein (RhlP (RHombo-target LipoProtein) is a family of predicted lipoproteins that, in general, co-occurs with a form of rhombosortase, and that has an apparent cleavage site for that enzyme, a GlyGly motif, near the C-terminus.), whose protein sequence is MENTFDPRPRTTRLLLATLTLALTFGLSACVGIWGNHRHEASSVVQFLYPGKNMPFIQPQIPTLRLPLRVGVAFVPTGTAGIPAFGRSGLGFDELPKHELLHKVASQFKSLPFVQSIEIIPATYLRPGGGFENLDQLRALMGIDVVALIAYDQTQNSDNTVASLAYWTIVGPYIVPGQRNTTHTLMEAVVYDIQSRSLLFRAPGTSSIKNHATPIRNEYELRKSSQQSFDDASVQMTANLAQELDRFKVRAREEPESVRIEHKPGYTGGGALDGSFVAILALLAVGGLIRSRR, encoded by the coding sequence ATGGAAAACACCTTTGACCCCCGACCACGCACAACGCGCCTGCTGCTCGCCACCCTCACGCTCGCGCTCACCTTCGGCCTGAGCGCTTGCGTCGGGATATGGGGAAACCACCGCCACGAGGCCAGCAGCGTCGTTCAGTTCCTCTATCCCGGCAAGAACATGCCCTTCATCCAGCCACAGATTCCCACGCTTCGTCTTCCGCTGCGGGTCGGCGTGGCCTTCGTCCCGACCGGCACGGCCGGCATCCCGGCATTCGGTCGCTCCGGCCTGGGGTTTGACGAACTGCCGAAGCACGAGCTGCTGCACAAGGTCGCGTCCCAGTTCAAGTCCCTGCCCTTCGTTCAATCCATCGAGATCATTCCAGCAACCTACCTGAGACCCGGCGGCGGCTTTGAGAATCTGGACCAGTTGCGCGCCCTCATGGGCATCGATGTTGTCGCGCTGATCGCCTATGATCAGACTCAAAATTCGGACAATACAGTGGCCAGCCTGGCCTACTGGACCATCGTCGGCCCCTACATCGTCCCAGGGCAGCGCAACACAACTCATACGTTGATGGAAGCCGTGGTCTACGACATCCAGAGTCGCAGCCTCCTCTTCCGCGCACCGGGCACGAGTTCGATCAAAAACCACGCGACCCCAATCCGCAACGAATACGAGCTGCGCAAGTCGTCGCAGCAGAGTTTCGATGACGCGTCGGTGCAGATGACGGCGAATCTCGCGCAGGAGCTCGACCGCTTCAAGGTGCGCGCCCGCGAGGAACCGGAGTCGGTGCGCATCGAGCACAAGCCCGGCTACACCGGCGGCGGTGCGCTCGACGGCTCGTTCGTCGCCATCCTGGCTCTGCTGGCGGTCGGCGGACTCATCCGTTCACGCCGATGA
- a CDS encoding LysR family transcriptional regulator produces MNVHHLELFYYVARHGGISRAVRNMPYGIQQPAVSGQILMLEEDLGAKLFERQPFKLTREGEELYAFVQPFFENLIPMADRLRKQSAPSLRIGASELVLRDYLPAVMGQLRRHEPRLRLTLRSGFQREMEGWLIDREIDLAIVPLESRPPARLHCLPLLRLPLVLLVHRKSKIKSAEELWARDAIAEPLIGLPPSEPLSRNFRRGLKRLKVDWPLSIEASSMGLVTRYVANGYGVGVNLGDTEVVRHSDVRALRLNGFDPIEIAALWSGEASPLVRVVLEESQRFVARHWPDRAVVDRVD; encoded by the coding sequence ATGAACGTCCACCACCTGGAGTTGTTCTATTACGTGGCGAGGCATGGTGGCATCAGCCGCGCGGTGCGCAACATGCCCTACGGCATCCAGCAGCCGGCTGTCAGCGGGCAGATCCTGATGCTCGAGGAGGACCTCGGCGCAAAACTGTTCGAGCGCCAGCCGTTCAAGCTTACGCGTGAGGGTGAGGAACTCTATGCGTTCGTCCAACCGTTCTTCGAGAATCTGATTCCAATGGCCGACAGGCTTCGCAAGCAGTCCGCGCCTTCCCTGCGCATAGGCGCTTCGGAGCTTGTATTGCGCGACTACCTGCCAGCGGTGATGGGACAACTGCGCCGCCACGAGCCGCGCCTGCGACTGACGTTGAGATCGGGTTTTCAGAGGGAGATGGAGGGCTGGCTGATCGACAGGGAGATCGACCTCGCCATTGTGCCGCTCGAGAGCCGGCCGCCGGCGCGACTGCACTGCCTGCCCTTGCTGCGGCTTCCGCTTGTCCTGCTCGTGCACAGAAAGTCGAAAATCAAATCGGCTGAGGAGCTCTGGGCGCGGGACGCGATCGCGGAGCCGCTCATCGGACTCCCTCCTTCCGAACCACTGAGCAGGAATTTCCGGCGCGGCCTGAAGCGATTAAAGGTAGACTGGCCGCTTTCCATCGAGGCCAGCTCAATGGGGCTTGTCACCCGCTATGTGGCCAACGGCTATGGAGTCGGCGTGAACCTGGGCGACACTGAGGTGGTGAGACACAGCGATGTGCGCGCGCTGCGGCTCAACGGTTTCGATCCGATTGAGATCGCCGCACTGTGGAGCGGAGAGGCTTCGCCGCTCGTGCGCGTGGTGCTTGAGGAATCGCAGCGCTTCGTGGCCAGGCACTGGCCGGACCGCGCTGTGGTGGACAGGGTGGACTAG
- a CDS encoding LacI family DNA-binding transcriptional regulator gives MSLNKIGKPIVTQKMLADAVGVHLSTVSLALRNDPRIPQGTRRRVQSAARKLGYTPNPLVSLLLSRVRRRNAAYRGTLGYLHTVPESTPRLAGRVHRNYIEGARRRASELGYNLDEFFLDPSLPNRRLLEMLHTRNIMGLVVEHMPSALCPNRCLPFDISPFASASLGVPLASPQIHYVANDQYMRAVVAAREVLALGYRRLGLVMDEHFDSAMAHRCSAGFWAVQEYAKGTASIPICRIHRDKPDALLRWLRKHRPDVVFGTHQTIHSLLQLYRKTSSADIGWVHLDWMPEHRNTSGVHGNSDHIGAAAVELVVSQLHRGESGPPARAMNYFVSGTWHPGRTVHRVGPPLDLDAAFFSDLLRVTS, from the coding sequence ATGTCGTTGAACAAAATCGGCAAGCCCATCGTCACGCAAAAAATGCTCGCGGATGCCGTCGGCGTGCACCTCTCCACCGTTTCCCTCGCACTGCGCAACGATCCCAGAATTCCCCAGGGAACGCGCCGAAGGGTACAGTCCGCCGCAAGGAAGCTTGGCTACACGCCCAATCCACTCGTCTCCCTGCTGCTGTCCCGCGTGCGAAGACGGAACGCCGCCTACCGGGGAACGCTGGGCTATCTTCACACGGTCCCTGAGTCCACGCCCCGGCTCGCCGGACGGGTTCACCGAAACTACATCGAGGGCGCGCGCCGGCGGGCCTCCGAGCTGGGATACAACCTCGATGAGTTCTTCCTGGATCCCTCGCTGCCCAACCGCCGGCTCCTGGAGATGCTCCACACGCGCAACATCATGGGCCTCGTCGTTGAGCACATGCCCAGTGCGCTGTGTCCGAACCGCTGTCTGCCGTTCGACATCTCCCCGTTCGCATCCGCCTCGCTCGGCGTGCCGCTGGCGAGTCCCCAGATTCACTACGTCGCCAACGACCAGTACATGCGCGCAGTTGTCGCTGCGCGCGAGGTGCTCGCCCTCGGCTATCGCCGTCTCGGTCTGGTCATGGACGAACACTTCGACAGCGCCATGGCGCACCGCTGTTCGGCCGGATTCTGGGCCGTCCAGGAATACGCGAAGGGGACCGCCTCAATTCCGATCTGCCGCATCCACCGGGACAAGCCCGACGCGCTGCTGCGCTGGCTGCGAAAGCACCGCCCGGATGTGGTTTTCGGCACCCACCAGACGATCCATTCGCTGCTCCAGCTTTACAGGAAAACCTCCTCAGCCGACATCGGATGGGTGCATCTCGACTGGATGCCCGAGCACAGGAACACGAGCGGAGTCCACGGGAACAGTGATCACATCGGCGCCGCCGCGGTCGAACTGGTGGTGTCGCAGCTCCACCGCGGTGAATCCGGCCCCCCTGCGCGTGCAATGAACTATTTTGTCTCCGGCACCTGGCACCCGGGCAGGACCGTGCACCGCGTCGGTCCGCCACTGGACCTGGACGCAGCTTTTTTTTCGGACTTGCTGCGCGTAACTTCCTGA
- a CDS encoding CehA/McbA family metallohydrolase, translating to MHPISCFCASALALAPSIRHPLSAAEVFQVTHETRSELPSGKEADGMVGDWIIRNDLVTAVIGQTSQWRDANQMVEGVQGAVIDFTTRADNNDQLVVLYPQGYRPTGVSANRAGIMRSGGATAELIVVRDPTDKEPYRSSTTYSLSDGNSWLHIRTTHENTSGHTVSLAVHDWLRLDNDIACQQAQGDQDVIGMASPWFHAAYGLSGSDGRAQRAKQDLDHKNLRSIGTLVHYPSVNPRQQPTLALEPGGKIEIERNLFVARDLAGVQFAAASAHGRKADPVLVTVKEADGAPIQDAMAAVYQEGKLASTSLSDRNGRLAFPLADGEYKLIVEQAGRADFQQPLIIEHGVPRGEATLRLPPQSLVSLDISEAGTGERMPVKIEFRGRNGTPNPNLGPPKRANGAGSLFFSARGDDTFPAPAGEYDVHVSRGPEYEAVVRPVSIPVGGTVRLSVQLHREYSTPHWIIADLHNHSTGSGDSAVEFSGRVLNLAGSGIEFAPATEHNRISTYSPTIEALGIRQYIASAASMELSGRPGPGSINHQIAFPLEIHEDQQGFGAPRTDANPFVQMTRLFELDHRSPKLMQQNHPDIGWLYFDRDRDGALDGGFGTRPITDVMEIRETIHSLLADTAPGAKGRRSRAFHWLQMLNQGDRIFGTANTDAHTVGHASGSIFNFIHVQNDDIARLDPWDVARAAKQGHIVMSNGPFLDVSIDGAIPGDSITMPGGRILLKVRVLQASWAHIDRVQILVNGRQVPDGNLTRQRNTKDFLDGVIQFDRAIPLTLSQDAHIIVIATGETATVGRVLGGQFAKLHPIAVSNPIFVDVDGNGFSPSRDLLDAPLPDGKPRPGGRKTEDD from the coding sequence ATGCATCCAATCTCCTGTTTCTGCGCCTCGGCACTTGCGCTCGCTCCATCCATCCGGCACCCGTTGAGCGCGGCCGAGGTTTTTCAGGTCACCCACGAAACGCGTTCGGAGCTTCCTTCCGGAAAGGAGGCTGATGGCATGGTTGGCGACTGGATCATTCGGAATGACCTTGTCACCGCAGTCATCGGTCAGACGTCCCAATGGCGCGATGCCAATCAGATGGTCGAGGGAGTGCAGGGCGCCGTGATCGACTTCACGACTCGTGCGGACAACAACGATCAGCTCGTAGTCCTCTACCCCCAGGGCTACCGCCCGACGGGAGTTTCGGCAAACCGGGCAGGCATCATGAGGAGCGGCGGGGCCACCGCTGAACTCATCGTGGTCCGCGACCCCACCGACAAGGAGCCCTACCGCTCATCGACAACCTACAGCCTGAGCGACGGAAACTCCTGGCTGCACATTCGCACCACTCATGAGAACACCTCCGGTCACACCGTGAGCCTGGCGGTTCATGACTGGCTGCGTCTCGACAATGACATCGCCTGCCAGCAGGCGCAGGGCGACCAGGACGTGATTGGCATGGCCAGTCCGTGGTTCCACGCTGCCTACGGACTTTCCGGCTCGGATGGGCGCGCCCAACGCGCCAAACAGGATCTCGATCACAAGAATCTCCGCTCCATCGGTACTCTCGTCCACTATCCATCGGTCAATCCCCGGCAGCAACCTACCCTCGCTCTCGAGCCTGGCGGGAAGATTGAAATCGAGAGGAACCTTTTTGTTGCGCGCGATCTAGCCGGCGTCCAGTTCGCCGCAGCCAGCGCTCATGGCCGGAAAGCCGATCCGGTGCTGGTCACCGTGAAGGAAGCCGACGGCGCTCCGATTCAGGACGCGATGGCGGCGGTCTATCAGGAGGGGAAACTCGCCTCGACCTCGCTGAGCGATCGCAATGGGAGGCTGGCGTTTCCCCTCGCCGACGGAGAATACAAGCTGATTGTCGAGCAGGCGGGCCGGGCGGATTTCCAGCAGCCTCTGATAATTGAGCATGGCGTGCCAAGGGGCGAAGCCACGCTCCGCCTTCCGCCACAATCCCTTGTCTCCCTCGACATCTCGGAAGCGGGCACCGGTGAACGCATGCCGGTCAAGATTGAGTTCCGCGGCCGCAACGGAACGCCGAATCCAAACCTGGGCCCGCCCAAGCGTGCGAATGGCGCCGGCTCGCTCTTCTTCAGCGCACGGGGTGACGACACGTTTCCCGCACCCGCGGGAGAATATGATGTGCATGTCTCACGGGGCCCCGAGTATGAAGCCGTGGTGAGGCCGGTTTCCATCCCTGTCGGAGGAACGGTCCGGCTGTCCGTCCAGCTCCACCGCGAATATTCCACGCCTCATTGGATCATAGCCGATCTCCACAACCATTCCACGGGCAGCGGGGATTCAGCGGTCGAGTTTTCCGGGCGCGTGCTCAATCTTGCAGGCTCCGGCATCGAGTTTGCACCGGCCACTGAGCACAATCGCATCTCCACCTATTCCCCCACCATCGAGGCGCTCGGCATTCGGCAATACATCGCCTCCGCGGCATCGATGGAGCTGAGCGGCCGTCCCGGTCCCGGAAGCATCAACCACCAGATCGCCTTCCCCCTTGAAATCCATGAAGACCAGCAGGGCTTCGGGGCGCCACGCACTGACGCCAATCCATTCGTGCAGATGACGCGCCTGTTTGAACTCGACCACCGTTCGCCGAAGCTGATGCAGCAGAACCACCCTGACATCGGATGGCTCTATTTCGATCGCGACCGGGACGGCGCTCTCGACGGCGGATTCGGAACCCGGCCTATCACCGATGTCATGGAGATCCGTGAAACGATCCATTCCCTGCTCGCCGACACGGCTCCGGGGGCGAAGGGGCGCAGGAGCCGCGCCTTCCACTGGCTGCAAATGCTCAACCAGGGCGATCGCATCTTCGGGACGGCGAACACCGACGCGCACACGGTGGGCCATGCGAGCGGATCGATCTTCAACTTCATCCATGTCCAGAACGATGACATTGCCCGTCTCGATCCCTGGGATGTTGCCCGCGCCGCGAAGCAGGGACACATCGTCATGAGCAACGGACCATTCCTGGATGTGTCAATCGACGGCGCCATCCCTGGCGATTCCATCACCATGCCAGGCGGAAGGATTCTGCTGAAGGTCAGGGTGCTGCAGGCAAGCTGGGCGCACATCGACCGCGTTCAGATCCTTGTCAATGGGCGGCAAGTCCCCGACGGCAATCTCACGCGTCAACGAAACACCAAGGATTTTCTCGACGGAGTGATCCAATTCGATCGCGCGATTCCCCTCACGCTTTCACAGGATGCCCACATCATTGTCATAGCCACAGGCGAGACTGCGACCGTGGGAAGGGTCCTTGGCGGGCAATTCGCAAAGCTGCATCCCATCGCAGTCAGCAATCCCATCTTCGTCGATGTCGATGGAAACGGGTTCTCCCCGAGCAGGGATCTTCTCGACGCCCCGCTGCCCGACGGGAAACCCCGGCCGGGCGGACGAAAAACCGAGGATGACTGA
- a CDS encoding TonB-dependent receptor plug domain-containing protein, with protein MKRINHAVPTRILGGCLLAIACCLPAHGQAAATTTTDRRDDDEVIKLSPFEVRPDEDVGYQAANTTSGSRLNTSLKDTAASISVFTPEFLSDIAATSVTDMLAFATNAELNAGDSEGSGFNNPRDFNSRGGEPFRIRGIPANVSTDYVATAIPQDLYNIERAEVASGANSILFGSGDAGGIVALSTKKARVNKNRYVGQMQASSWDSWRYSTDLNQVLIPRKLAVRVNGLYEDAETWRTFEYNKQKRYTAGLTYKPFESTTISASYEDGLTNQSVGLRWNVTDQYSVWNATGRTVTDVLPTPAANAQAVGLVAFNANQRFTFYTQDGIVTNLRQKIQTTIAPKPASTLLPLSVFPITVNWAGPDVYLKRDFNNGQIVVDQAVGDRIALQAGYYRNYTDARARTFFYNSNNMDLYGDPNKNIPASSGTGTIVNPRAGQLYLESNQRGDYTTTENEVYRFTGVYELDAKKLGTHRIAALYESAVTDQHTWTDREILVKQDNSPVQNVTAPENAQNSVWRRNYITEGNYSTYALHGLYAPITPFSYLGNTLSGRTVTTGELISRKDISSYVIAAQSTWMNRPSATWFRRLTSTLGYREDQIKYFDTTSGRVAADDPRIASGERIRNEVTALPGFNENDIKATTLTAGAVLALNNRLSLLYNRSNNIGAPRFDRRILPDGRIPPTPEGKNWEAGVMIDLLGDDRYFARINYFDTSQIGDAAVSPSGAVTNATALGRSQTLEILAEFVRVGRMTQAEADKQGFNWNAAIIDTATHGFEVEFVGNPTPNWTFRANYSHSLRDRENFFVEGRTFFTAKFEEWRKLAAGNPALQAFLESRITTIQDDEIDGRAAAQEQGFGNIPHKVNAVSRYAFTNGTLKGAFLGGAVRYQSKVFSQTDTVTGRDYYANESIYADAFAGYKFRPSWLRKAQLTLQLNIRNLTNSYLVTTARWNADFSGPRRLYVRDPRSFRLTGTLEF; from the coding sequence ATGAAGCGAATCAATCATGCCGTTCCAACCCGCATCCTTGGAGGATGCCTGCTTGCGATTGCCTGCTGCCTGCCTGCCCACGGACAGGCGGCGGCCACCACCACCACGGACAGGAGGGATGATGATGAGGTGATCAAGCTTTCGCCCTTTGAGGTTCGACCGGATGAAGATGTGGGCTACCAGGCCGCGAACACCACTTCCGGCAGCCGCCTCAACACGAGTCTGAAGGACACGGCGGCGTCGATTTCCGTTTTTACGCCGGAATTCCTGTCCGACATCGCGGCGACGAGCGTGACGGACATGCTCGCGTTTGCCACAAATGCGGAACTCAATGCGGGCGACTCCGAGGGATCCGGCTTCAACAATCCCCGGGACTTCAATTCCCGGGGTGGGGAGCCCTTCCGCATTCGCGGCATTCCGGCCAATGTGTCCACCGATTATGTGGCGACAGCGATCCCTCAGGATCTGTACAATATCGAGCGGGCCGAGGTGGCCTCGGGGGCCAACTCGATCCTCTTTGGTTCCGGTGACGCTGGCGGCATCGTGGCGCTTTCCACAAAGAAGGCGCGTGTGAACAAGAACCGGTATGTCGGGCAGATGCAGGCGAGTTCGTGGGACTCCTGGCGCTATTCGACCGACCTGAACCAGGTCCTCATTCCGCGAAAGCTGGCCGTCCGAGTGAATGGACTCTACGAAGACGCAGAAACCTGGCGGACGTTTGAATACAACAAGCAAAAGCGCTACACGGCAGGCCTGACGTACAAGCCCTTTGAATCGACGACGATCTCAGCGTCCTATGAGGATGGCCTGACCAACCAGAGCGTTGGCCTTCGCTGGAATGTGACTGACCAGTACAGCGTATGGAACGCGACTGGGCGCACGGTCACCGACGTGCTTCCGACGCCGGCGGCCAATGCGCAGGCAGTCGGCCTCGTGGCATTCAATGCCAACCAGCGCTTCACATTCTACACGCAGGACGGGATTGTCACGAATCTGCGCCAGAAGATCCAGACCACGATCGCTCCAAAGCCTGCGAGCACGCTACTTCCCCTGTCCGTCTTCCCGATCACGGTGAATTGGGCGGGACCCGACGTGTATCTGAAGCGAGACTTCAACAACGGCCAGATCGTGGTCGACCAGGCGGTTGGTGATCGAATCGCACTGCAGGCGGGTTACTACCGCAATTACACTGACGCCAGGGCGCGGACGTTTTTCTACAACAGCAACAACATGGATCTCTACGGAGATCCCAACAAGAACATCCCCGCATCGAGTGGCACCGGGACGATTGTCAATCCGCGAGCGGGTCAGCTGTATCTCGAGTCGAATCAACGCGGAGACTACACGACCACGGAGAACGAGGTTTATCGGTTCACCGGAGTCTACGAACTTGATGCGAAGAAGCTGGGCACCCACCGCATTGCGGCGCTCTATGAGAGTGCGGTGACGGATCAGCATACCTGGACTGATCGGGAGATCCTGGTGAAGCAGGACAATTCGCCCGTGCAGAATGTGACCGCCCCCGAGAATGCCCAGAACTCGGTCTGGCGGCGCAATTACATCACTGAAGGCAACTATTCAACCTATGCGCTCCATGGCCTCTATGCGCCGATCACTCCGTTCTCCTACCTGGGCAACACCCTTTCCGGCCGGACGGTCACGACCGGCGAGCTGATATCACGCAAGGACATCTCGAGCTACGTCATTGCCGCGCAGAGCACTTGGATGAATCGCCCCAGCGCAACCTGGTTCAGGCGGCTGACCTCAACGCTCGGATACCGTGAGGACCAGATCAAGTATTTCGACACGACCTCGGGCCGCGTGGCGGCTGACGATCCGCGCATTGCTTCCGGCGAGCGCATCCGGAACGAGGTGACGGCGCTGCCCGGATTCAACGAGAACGACATCAAGGCGACAACACTGACGGCGGGAGCTGTGCTGGCATTGAACAATCGGCTTTCACTGCTTTACAATCGCTCCAACAATATCGGCGCCCCGCGTTTCGACAGGCGCATACTTCCGGACGGACGCATTCCGCCCACGCCGGAGGGGAAGAACTGGGAGGCGGGCGTCATGATCGACCTGCTCGGTGACGACCGTTACTTTGCGCGCATCAACTATTTTGACACATCCCAGATCGGCGATGCGGCGGTTTCACCCAGTGGAGCCGTGACGAACGCCACTGCGCTGGGACGCTCTCAGACGCTCGAGATTCTTGCGGAGTTTGTTCGCGTCGGTCGGATGACCCAGGCCGAGGCGGACAAACAGGGATTCAACTGGAATGCCGCAATCATCGATACCGCGACGCATGGTTTCGAGGTGGAGTTCGTTGGGAATCCAACGCCCAACTGGACGTTTCGCGCCAACTACTCGCACAGCCTTCGCGACCGCGAGAACTTCTTCGTGGAGGGCCGCACGTTCTTCACGGCCAAGTTTGAGGAGTGGCGAAAGCTGGCCGCAGGGAACCCAGCCCTGCAGGCCTTTTTGGAGTCGCGCATCACGACGATCCAGGACGACGAGATCGACGGCCGGGCTGCGGCCCAGGAGCAGGGCTTTGGCAACATCCCGCACAAGGTCAATGCGGTCAGCCGCTATGCATTCACCAACGGAACGCTCAAGGGCGCGTTTTTAGG